The following nucleotide sequence is from Myxococcus stipitatus.
TCTACCAGTCGGCCCGGGCGCGTGAGATTCCCATGATGCTGCGCATGGGGAAGCTCAAGGACGAGGAGAAGCAGAAGACGCAGGGGCGCAAGTTCGGCGGCGCCGCCACGGGCGAGAGCCCGTACGAGACCGCCGCCGGCCAGGGCATCTACATCATGCCCATCCGCGCCACGTACAACATGCGCATGCAGTCGAGCATCTTCATGAACCAGGCACCCATCCCGGAGAAGAACGAATGCGTCCTCCCGTTCTCCTACTGAGCCGGACGCGTCGCGCCCAGCGCGGCCAGGCCATCGTCCTGGGAGCGCTCTCGTTCCTCCTGCTGGCGCTGATGGTGACGCTCAGCTTCAACCTGAGCCACGCGCTGCGCAGGAAGATCAGCCTCCAGCAGCACAGCGACGCCTTGTCGTATTCCATGGCCGTGCTGGAGGCGCGCGCGCTCAACTACTACGCGGTGAGCAACCGGGCCGTCGCCAGCGCCTACGTGGCGGGCAACAGCCTGCACGCGTTCATGGCCGCCGCCAGCGTGACGGGGCAGATGCTGCGGGCCTCGTCCCAGAACTTCGTGATCATCGCCGGCCTGGAGTTCGCCAAGTGCTCTTGCTACGGGTGCTACGAGCACTGCCTCCATGGCCTCGAGGCGCTGAAGATCTCCGGTGAGTTCTCCCAGAAGGGGGATGACTACGACCAGAAGGTCAAGGGCTTCGAGTCCGACTTCAACGAGGCCATGCAGGGCATGGACGACATGGTGGACTCCATCCACACCGCCCAGCGGTCCGTGCATGACAAGACCCTCCAGGCGGTGAAGGACGGCTCCAGCCATGGCCTGTCCCAGCTCAAGGAGTACTCCGCGCCCGGCGCCAGCGACCTGGATTCGGCGGTGGGCTCCATCAACGCCAACGAGTTCAACTGCGCCGTGGACGGCATGGAGTGCACGGGCAGCGAGGCCAACACCTCCGCGGAGGCCCGGGCGCGGGCGATGACGGAGATCTCCAACGCCACCCGCTCCGGCTGGCCCGCGAACCGCGATATCTCCGTCAGCGCCTCGGGGAACACCTACGGCGGCCCCAAGTACCTGAACAGCGACTTCTACAAGGAGCTGAAGGACATCCCTGGCGAGGGGCGCGTCCTGGTCTCCGGCCACAAGGGGACCGCGAAGACGGTGAAGAACAAGGGAGCGGTCGACTCGGGAGGGCAGTCCGGGGGCAACGAGGGCACGACCATCGCCGCCGCCGAGGAAGGCCGGGTCACCCACTGGTGGAAGCACAACCTGATGGGCTCGACCTCCTACGATTCGTCGGTGTGGAGCGACGAGGGCGGGGGCGGCCACACCGGCAGCGGCGCCCACTCTGGCCAGCACCGCTTCGAGGGCGTCAACGCCCGGGCGCTGACGGGCTGCGCGGGCTCGGGCAACTGCTTCATGAAGTACCGGGCCAACCCCAACTCGAACCGCGACTGGGGCCAGCCGCGCGTCTACAGCTACCTCACCATGCCCTTCCGCGTGGGCAACACGCGGCAGGCGCCGTGGGAGCTCAACCCGCAGGGGCAGGTGCGCTTCGAGCACGGCGCGCAGGGCAAGGGCGAGCTGAAGGTGGCGCCGGGGGACGGCGTCGCCATGTCCAAGTCCCTCGTCTACTACCGCCGCTTCGGGGAGAACGGCTGGCAGGAGGCCCCCAACCTCTTCGCGCCCTACTGGCGCGCGAAGCTGCATCCCTTCAACAAGGGCGACGCCAAGAGCGTGCTGGACGCCGCCGGCAACTCGGACGCGTCCGAGGCGTCCCAGGCGGATGGAGTGTCGCTATGAGCAGGGGCCTTCGTCGCAACGAGCGGGGCGCCGCAGCGGTCGAGACGGCCGTGTGCATGCTCGTCATCATCCCCGTCTTCATGTACGCGCTGTTCCTGGACGACCTCCTGCGCCACGTCCTCGACGCCCAGGAGACGGCGCTGTCCACCGTCTGGGACTACACGGTGCAGAACTACGGCAAGAAGCCGGAGAAGCCGCCCTCGGACGACGAGGACTCCACGGGGAGCGAGCCCTTCAACGGCTTCTTCGGAGCCCAGAGCTTCGCGCGCAGGATGTTCTGCGACCACGAGTCGGGCCTCGACAGCTTCGGCCCCGGGCGGGGCCCCGAGTGCCAGGACGACCAGTCCCACCACCAGGAGCTGTCGGCCCACGCGTGCTGGCTCAACCCCGGCGCCCAGCAGGTCATCTGCACGCTGAACGGTCCCGACAAGTCCGGCAACGGCAGCGGCGGTCCGGCGGGCGCGTACGGCGTGGAGCTCCACCAGTCGTTCATGGACAAGTTCGGCAAGGGCGGGGTCATCCGCTGCTCGGCGCGGCTGGGCGTGCAGAACTACCTGCTGCCCAAGACGTTCCTCCAGAGCTTCAGCAAGGTCGAGATGGCGCGAGAGACGCAGAGCCGGAGCACGAGCGGCGGCATCCACGCGAACGCCACGGGCGGCAACGTCGTGGACGACCCCAAGGGCCTGGCGGGCAACGTGTACCTGCTGCCCTGGGAGCGGCTCGCCATCGTCACCGACACCTGGGCCCTGTCGCAGGAGGCCAACAGCGAGCCGGGCTCCAGCGACGGCAGCGGCGACGAGTACGGCATCTACGACCGCGTGGCCCACGTCTACAAGGACGGCGGCAACCAGGGGTACACCCAGATGACGCAGTCCGCGGAGGCCTTCGTGAGCGACGCCACATCGGAGGTCCTCGCCAGCGGCATCCAGCTCAGCAGCCTCGACCCCGGCGACAACCCCGCCGAGCCCAGCCTGTCCATCAAGCCCTTCCCGCAGGGCGGCGGCCCCACCCAGGACATCCAGCAGAACGGTGGGTCCAGCGCCACGTACTTCAACAGCGAGTGGAAGGACTGGGAGAAGGACAACAACCAGAAGACGCACGACGCGCGCGGCAAGTACTACCTGGGCTGCAAGAACGCGGAGCAGTGTTGATGGCGGGAGTCGCCTCGCGCCTCGTCGTCCGTGTGCCGGCGCTGCTGTTCTCGGTGGCGGTGGTGGGCATCCTCATCGGGACCGCCTGGGAGGGCGTGGTCTACGGGCGGCATGGCGCGGATGACGACGAGTGGACGCCCCCGCCGGCGCCCGTCCACGCGGGGCCGGAGAAGTCGCCCACGCGCACGCCCCAGGAGGAGGCGGCGCTCCAGCGCGCCCTGGTCCACTTCCCGCCGTACCCCCGGGGCAGTCGCGCGGAGCTGCTCGCCGTGGACTACCTGGGGCCCGACGTCCCCATCTCCGTGGCGTGGTTCTCCACGCAGGACTCCGCGGACCAGGTGTTGTCGCACTACCGGAAGGTCCTCGAGGACAAGGGGATTCCCGTCCTCGAGCGCCGCCACGGCCAGAACGGCGGCTGGGTGGGCTACTGGAGCCCGGACCTGAAGGAGATGCGGCTGGTGTCCGTGCTCTCGCAGGGCGGCGAGACGCTGGGCTTCGTGTCCGCGGGGGAGATGGAGCCCCTGCTCAAGCGGGCCTCGAAGGTACCCGCGTGGATTCCCGTCCCACAGGAGCTGACGGAGCCGCTCGCCGTCACCTTCGTCATGGAGGGCGTGGCGCACCACCACGTCTCCGGGCCGCTGCCGCAGCAGACGCCCGCGGAGGCCGCCGAGCGCTACCGCGACCTCCTCCAGTCGAAGGGGTGGAGCGTGGCGGAGATGGAGCAGGTGGAGGCGGACGGCATCGCCTTCGACCTGACGCGTGAGAACGCCACCGGTCGCGCGCTGCTGCGCCACCGCGTCCCGGAAGGCGGCGTGGAGCTTCAACTCTCGATGTTGCAGCGAGGGTCCGTGCAATGACTCACAGGAAGGACGCATCCATGGCGAAGACCCTCCGGCGCGCTCGCGGCCAGGCCGCGGTGGAGTACGCCACCGTCACCGCCGCGCTGCTCGGCTTCACCGTGCTGGGCTGGCCGTTCCTGGTCCAGCTCCTCAACGCGCTCAACCGCTACTTCGGCTCCATCTACTACGTCATCCAGTCGCCGGTGCCCTGAGCGGCGCGGCGGTGGGGCCGGACGGGCGCGCCGTGCCCCGCGCGCGCCGCCCGAGCGACTCGGCGACCGCTACGGCTTCACCGTCGTCACGAACTCCGCCTTGCCGTCGGCGACCTTGAGGACGACGGCCTCCTTCACCGCGTCGCGGTTGGCGTCGAGCGTGATCCTCCCCGCCACGCCAGGGAAGTCCTTCGTCTGGGCGATGGCGTCGCGCAGCGCCGGGCCGCTCAGGTCCGACGTGCGCTTCATCGCCTCCACCAGCACCCGCGCCGCGTCGTACGCCAGCGCCGCCACGCTGTCCGGCACGGAGCCGTAGCGCTGCTTGTAGCGCGCGAGGAACGCCTGGAGCACCGGGTCCGGGTTGCCCGGCGAGTAGTGGTTGGAGAAGTAGCTGCCCTCCAGCGCGGAGCCGCCCAGCTCGAACAGCTTGTCGCTGTCCCAGCCGTCACCCCCGAGCAGCGGCACCTTGAGCCCCACCTCGCGCGCCTGCCGCGCGATGATGCCCACGTCCGTGTAGTAGCCCGGGACGAACACCGCCTCCGGCTTGACCTGCTTGAGCGCCGTCAGCTGCGCGCGGAAGTCCGTGTCGCCCTTGGAGTAGCTCTCGTCCGCCACCACCTTGCCGCCGAACTCCTCGAACTTGGCCTTGAACACGTCCGCCAGCCCCATGGAGAAGGCGCTCTTGTTGTCGCGCAGCATCGCCACCCGCGACAGCGCCAGGTTCTCCTTGGCGAACTTCGCCATCACCAGGCCCTGGAACTCGTCGATGAAGCAGACGCGGAAGATGTAGTCGCCCTTCTTCGTCACCTCCGCGCTCGTCGAGGTGGGGGTGATCATGGGCACCTTGCCCGCCTGCGCCTTCTCCGCCATGGCCATGGACACCGACGAGGCCGCCTCGCCCAGGATGGCCACCACCTTGTCCTGGGTGATGAGCCGCGTGGCCGCCTGCGCGCCTTCCTCCGGCCGCCCCTGGCTGTCGTAGACCCGCACCTGCACCTTGCGCCCCCGCACCCCACCCGCCGCGTTCACCTCGTCCAGCGCCAGCTCGATGCCGTTGCGCGCGGAGACGCCGAACGTCGCCTCGGGGCCGGTGAGGCTGCCCACCTCGCCAACGAGGATGACGTCCGGGTCCGCCGGGGCCGCGCCCTGGGCCGCGCCAGGGGCGGGGGGCGTCGCGGTCGCCTGGGCGCCCTTCGGGTCGGAGGCAGCGGGGGCCTGGCCGGTCGCCGGGGCCTCCACGGGGGGCGGGGAGGCCTTCTTCTCACAGCCCGCCAGGGCCAGGGCCAACACGGCGAGCAGCATCAGGGGACGACGCATCGGTGGATTCCCTCCACTCCAAGTGAGCGGATCCGAACCCTAGCCCTCTCCCCCCGGCCCTCCAACCGGGCCTCCCCACCCGCCAGGTCGAAATGCAATGTGGACTGAATCGGTCCAGATTACATATGACGTCCGCGCGGAGGCCCCCTGGCCTCCGATTGGGACAGGACCCGGAAAGGACGCAAGCGGCCCCATGCTCCGGATGAGCAAGATGACGGACTACGGCATCGTGCTGATGACCGAGCTTGCGCGCGCGGAGGGTGACACCCGCACGACGCGTGAGCTGGCGGCGCGCACCCGGGTCCCGCTGCCCTCGGTCAGCAAGGTGCTCAAGGGCCTGTTGCAGGCGGGCCTCGTGGTGTCGCAGCGGGGCGCCAACGGGGGCTACGGCCTGGCGCGGCCGGCCTCGTCGTTGTCGCTGGCGGAGCTGGTCTCCGCGCTCGAGGGGCCGGTGGCGCTCACCGAATGTGGCGTGCACGCCACCAGCGCGGGGCCCTGTGAGCTGGAGGCCGTCTGCCAGGTGCGGGGCCACTGGCGCCTCATCAATCAGGCCATCCAGGAGGCCCTGGGCCGGCTGACGCTGGCGGACCTCATCGCCCCCGCGCCCCGCATGCCCGAGCGGCTGGTGGGCCTGGGCACCCCTTCGCGGCCCCATCCCGCCGCGCCCTCGACTTCCTCATCTCCATCCGTGACAGGAGTGCGCTCATGACCACCGACACCCTCCAGGAGCTGACGCGTCGTCCGTACGCGGCCGGCTTCATCTCCCCGGTGGAGGCGGAGACCTTCCCGCCGGGACTCAACGAGGACGTCATCCGCAAGCTGTCGGCGAAGAAGGAGGAGCCGTCCTTCCTGCTCGACTGGCGCCTGAAGGCCTTCCGTCACTGGCAGACGATGCGCGAGCCCACGTGGCAGGCGGTGACGTACCAGCCCATCGACTACCAGGCCATCCGCTACTACTCCGCGCCGCGCTTCAAGCCGAAGAAGGACAGCCTGGACGAGGTGGACCCGGAGATTTTGCGCACCTACGAGAAGCTGGGCATCCCGCTGGAGGAGCAGAAGCGGCTGCAGAACGTCGCGGTGGACGCCGTGTTCGACTCGGTGTCGGTGGCCACGACGTTCAAGGACAAGCTGGCCAAGGCGGGCGTCATCTTCTGCTCGTTCTCCGAGGCCGTGCGCGAGCACCCGGAGCTGGTGAGGAAGTACCTGGGCACGGTGGTGCCGCACTCGGACAACTTCTTCGCGGCGCTCAACTCCGCGGTGTTCAGCGACGGCTCCTTCGTCTACGTGCCCAAGGGCGTGCGCTGCCCCATGGAGCTGTCCACGTACTTCCGCATCAACGCCGCGGAGACGGGCCAGTTCGAGCGCACCCTCATCGTCGCGGACGAGGGCTCCTACGTCAGCTACCTGGAGGGCTGCACCGCGCCCCAGCGCGACACCAACCAGCTGCACGCGGCGGTGGTGGAGCTGGTCGCGCTGCCGGGCGCCACCATCAAGTACTCCACGGTGCAGAACTGGTACCCCGGCGACGCGGAGGGGCGCGGCGGCATCTACAACTTCGTCACCAAGCGCGGCATCGCCCACGAGAAGGCGAAGATTTCGTGGACGCAGGTGGAGACGGGCTCGGCCATCACCTGGAAGTACCCGAGCGTCATCCTCAAGGGGGATGACTCGGTGGGCGAGTTCTACTCGGTGGCGCTCACCAACAACCTCCAGCAGGCGGACACGGGCACGAAGATGGTGCACATCGGGAAGAACACCCGCAGCACCATCGTGTCCAAGGGCATCTCCGCCGGGCGCGGGCAGAACACGTACCGGGGGCTGGTGAAGGTGCTCAAGAGCGCCCAGGACGCGCGCAACTATACGCAGTGCGACTCGCTGCTCCTGGGCGACAAGTGCGGCGCCCACACGGTGCCGTACATCGAGGTGAAGAACGCGACCGCGCAGGTGGAGCACGAGGCGTCCACGTCGAAGATTGGCGAGGACCAGCTCTTCTATTGCCGGCAGCGCGGCATCTCGCAGGAGGACGCGGTGTCGATGATCGTCAACGGCTTCTGCCGGCAGGTCTTCAAGGAGCTGCCCATGGAGTTCGCGGTGGAAGCGCAGAAGCTGCTCGGAGTGAGCCTGGAAGGGAGCGTGGGGTAGGTATGTCACTGCTGTCGGTTCGGAACCTGCACGCCCGCGTGGGCGACAAGGACATCCTCAAGGGCATCGACCTGGAGGTCGCGCCCGGAGAGGTCCACGCCATCATGGGGCCCAACGGCTCCGGCAAGAGCACGCTGGCGAGCGTGCTGGCGGGGCGGGACGCATACGAGGTGACGCGGGGCGAGGTGCTGCTGGACGGCAAGTCGCTCCTGGGCCTGGCGCCGGAGGTGCGCGCGGCGGAGGGCGTGTTCCTGGCGTTCCAGTACCCGGTGGAGATTCCGGGCGTGGGCAACCTGCACTTCCTGCGCACGGCGCTCAACGCGCAGCGCCGGGTGAAGGGGCTGGAGGAGCTGGACGCGATGGACTTCCTCCAGCTGGCCAAGGAGAAGTCCAAGCTGGTGCAACTGGACCAGGCCTTCATGAACCGCTCGGTGAACGAGGGCTTCTCCGGCGGCGAGAAGAAGCGCAACGAAATCTTCCAGATGGCGGTGCTGGAGCCGCGCCTGGGCATCCTCGACGAGACGGACTCGGGGCTGGACATCGACGCGCTGCGCACGGTGGCCGGCGGCGTCAACGCGCTGCGCGCGCCCTCGCGCGCCATGGTGCTCATCACCCACTACCAGCGGCTGCTCGACTACATCGTCCCGGACAAGGTGCACGTCATGGCGGCGGGCCGCATCGTCCGCTCCGGCGGCCGGGAGCTGGCGCTGGAGCTGGAGCAGAAGGGCTACGGCTGGCTGGGGCTGAAGGACGGCCCGGGCGGCGGCAAGGCCGGGGAGGCGCGGCGATGACGGCGGGCCTGGCGCGCTACCTGGACGTGGCCTCGCGCTTCCAGGCGCGGGGCGCTGCGTCCGAGCCCGCGTGGGTGAAGCGCGTGCGTCAGCAGGGGCTCGCCCACTTCGAGCGACAGGGCCTGCCCACGACGCGCGACGAGGCGTGGAAGTACACGCCGGTGAGCTCCATCGCGGAGGGACACTTCGCGCCCGTGGGAGACGTGGGCGACACGGCGGCGCTGGCGGCGAAGGTGGAGGCGCTCGCGCTGCCCGGTCCCCGGCTGGTGTTCGTGGACGGTCGGCTGGCGCCGTCGCTGTCCTCCGTGGAGGGCCTGCCGCGCGGGGTGACGCTCCAGCCGCTGGCGGACGCGCTGCGCGAAGAGGGCGCGCGTCTGGAGTCGGAGCTGGGCCAGCGCGCGTTGTCGGAGGCGCATCCGTTCACCGCGCTCAACGCGGCGCTGCTGGAGGACGGCGCGGTGCTGCGGCTGGCGCGTGGGGCGCTCAGCGAGGTGCCGGTGCAGCTGTTGTTCCTCACCCGGGGCGACGCGCCGGTGCTGGCCAGTCCCCGCGTGGTGGTGGTGGCGGAGGAGGGCAGCGAGGCGACGCTGGTGGAGACGTACGCCAGCGCGGGCGGCGCGGAGCCCACGTTCACCAACGCGGTGACGGAGGTGACGCTCGGGGACAACGCGAGCCTGCACCACTTCCGCCTCCAGGCGGAGGGCGACGCGGCGCTGCACGTGGGCGGGCTGCACGTGCGCCAGGGCCGGGACAGCCGCTTCGCGTCGCACGCCTTCGCGCTGGGCGCGGCGCTGGCGCGCAACGAGGTGCACGTGGCCTTCGCGGGCGAGGGCGCTGACGCCACGCTCAACGGCCTGTACGTGGGGCGCGACGCGCAGCACCTGGACCAGCGCACCGCGCTGGACCACGCGGTGCCCCGCTGCACCAGCCGCGAGCTGTACAAGGGCGTGCTGGACGACCAGTCGCGCGGCACGTTCCATGGGCTGGTGCGCGTGCGCAAGGACGCGCAGCGCACGGACGCGCGGCAGCAGAACCGCAACCTCCTCCTGTCGGAGAAGGCGCAGGCGGACGCGCGGCCCCAGCTGGAAATCCTGGCGGACGACGTGAAGTGCGCGCACGGCGCGGCGGTGGGGCGGCTGGACGCGCAGGCGCTGTTCTACCTGCGCTCGCGCGGAATCCCCCGGGACGAGGCGGAGCGGCTGCTGACGTACGCCTTCGCGCGCGAGCTGGTGGAGGCGGTGCCCGCGGGCGCGCTGCGCCAGCGCGTGGAGGGGCTGTTGGCCCGGAAGCTGCCTGGCGCGGCCCGGGGGGAGGTGACGCCATGAGCGGGTTCGACGTGGAGCGCGTGCGGCGCGACTTCCCCATCCTCCACCAGGAGGTCCGGGGGCGCCCCCTGGTGTACCTGGACAGCGCGGCGACGGGGCAGAAGCCCCAGGCCGTCATCGACGCCATCGTCCGCTTCTACCAGCACGACAACGCCAACGTGCACCGGGGCGTGCACGTGCTGTCCGAGCGCGCGACGGAGGCGTACGAGGGCGCGCGCGAGGTGGTGAAGGACTTCCTCCACGCGCGGGACTCGCGCGAAATCATCTTCACGCGCGGCACCACGGAGGCCATCAACCTGGTGGCGCAGACGTACGGCCGCAAGCACGTGGGGCCGGGGGACGAGGTGCTCATCACCCAGATGGAGCACCACGCCAACATCGTCCCGTGGCGCATGCTGTGCGACGAGAAGGGCGCCACGCTGCGGGTGATTCCGGTGGATGACCGGGGCGAGCTGGTGCTGGACGCGGTGGACGCGCTGCTCACCGAGCGCACGCGCATCCTCGCGGTGACGCACGTGTCCAACGCGCTGGGCACGGTGAACCCGGTGAAGGAGCTGACGCGCAGGGCGCACGCGAAGGGAATCCCGGTGCTGGTGGACGGGGCGCAGTCGGTGACGCACTTCCCGGTGGACGTGCGGGACCTGGGCTGCGACTTCTACGCCTTCAGCGGGCACAAGCTCTTCGGGCCCACGGGCATCGGCGTGCTGTACGGGCGGCTGGAGCGGCTGGAGCCGCTGCCTCCGTACCAGGGCGGCGGGGACATGATCCTCTCCGTGACGATGGAGAAGGTGACGTACAACCGCGTGCCGCACCGCTTCGAGGCGGGGACGCAGGACCTGGCGGGCGCGGTGGGGCTGGCGGCGGCCATCCGGTACCTGGAGGGGCTGGGGCTGGACGCGCTCGCGGAGCACGACCGGGCGCTGATGGCGTACGCCACGCAGGCGCTGGAGTCGGTGCCGGGCTTGCGGCTGGTGGGCACCGCGCGCGAGAAGGCGGGCGTGCTGTCCTTCACGCTGGAGGACATCCACCCGCACGACGTGGGGACGATCCTGGACCGCGAGGGCATCTGCATCCGCACCGGTCACCACTGCGCCCAGCCGGTGATGCAGCACTTCAAGGTGCCGGCCACCGCGCGCGCGTCGCTGGCGCTCTACAACACGCGGGAGGACGTGGACGCGCTCGTCCGGGGCCTCCAGAAGGTGCGGGAGGTGTTCGCGTGAGCTCGGGTGAGTTGCAGGACCTCTATCAGGAAGTGGTGCTGGAGCACTCCAAGCGACCGCGCAACTACCGCGTGGTGGAGGGCGCCAACCGGCAGGCGGCGGGGCACAACCCGCTGTGCGGCGACCAGCTGTCGGTGACGCTGAAGCTGGAGGGCGACGTCATCCGCGACATCGGCTTCCAGGGGCAGGGCTGCGCCATCTCGCGCGCGTCCGCGTCGCTGATGACGGGCGCGGTGAAGGACCACACGCGGGCGGAGGCGGAGGCGTTGTTCGAGAAGGTGCACGCGCTGGTGACGGAGGGCCCGGAGGCGGTGGACGTGGACGCGCTGGGCAAGCTGGCGGTGCTGTCCGGGGTGAGCGAGTTCCCCGCGCGCGTGAAGTGCGCCAGCCTGGCCTGGCACACGCTGCGCGCGGCGTTGGAGGGGCGGGATGAAGCGGTGTCGACGGAGTAGGGGAGGAGGGAGCGCGCCATGCGAGGCATGATGACGGTGCTGACGCGGGAGGTGTCCGCGACCATCATCCCCAGTGGAGACAGGGTGATGTTGCCCGAGGGTTCCGAGCTGCGGGTGATGCAGACCCTGGGTGGCAACATCACGGTGCAGGACCCCTACGGTCAGCTGTTCAGGGTGGACGAGAAGGACGGCGCGGCGCTGGGCGAGGAGTACGCGCCCAAGGAGAAGGAGGCGGGTGACGCGTCCGCCTTCCACGAGGAGCAGGTCTGGGACCAGCTGCGCACGGTCTACGACCCGGAGATTCCGGTGAACATCGTGGAGCTGGGGCTGGTGTACGGCTGCAAGACGGAGGCGCTCGCGGACGGCGGGCACCGCGTGGACATCCAGATGACGCTGACGGCGCCGGGGTGTGGCATGGGCCCGGTGCTCGTGGACGACGTGCGCACGAAGGTGGGCTCGGTGCCCGGCGTGAAGGAGGCGAACGTCGAGCTGGTGTGGGACCCACCCTGGAGCCAGGACCGCATGACGGACGTCGCGCGGCTCCAGCTCGGGTGGATGTGAGGTGACACGACGGGCCCGGCGCGCTGGACGCTCCGGGCCCTCGTGCTCCGTGCCGTCAGCGCGTCGCCAGCCTGCGCATGCCGAACCCCAACGCCGCGGTGGCGAGGCTGCCCACCAGCAGCCGGGGCCAGCGCGGCGAGGGCCGCTCCTCTCCAGGCAGGGGACGCCGAGCGGGCAGGGGCAGCTCCTCGGCCTGTCGGGCCCGGGCCTTCACCTCCGGCATCTTCTCCATGAACAGCTCCACCATGGCCTTCTCGAAGACGGGCAGGTCCTGGGGGCCTCGGCTCGTCACCCAGTTGTCGTCGCGCACCATGGCCTCGTCCCGCCACTGCGCGCCCGCGTTGCGCACGTCGTCGCGGATGCCGGGCCATGACGTGAGCGTGCGCCCCTCCAGGAGCCCCGCGGACACGAGCAGCCACGGCGCGTGACAGATGATGGCCATGGGCAGGTTCAGCGAGTCCGCGTCATGGACGAAGTCCAGCGCGAGCGCGCTCTGCCTCATCGAGTCCGGGTTGATGAGGCCACCCGGCAGCAACACCGCGTCGAAGTCCGCCGCCTTCACCTCGCGCAGCGTCGCGTCCACCTTCACCCGCCGCCCCGGGAGCATGTGGTTCATCCCCCGGATGTGCCCCGCGTGGAGGGACACGATGGTCACCTCCGCGCCCTGGCGCTGGAGTCGCTTGACCGGACGCGTCAGCTCCACCTGCTCGAAACCGTTCGTCGCCAGCACGGCGACCCGCAAGCCCTTCAGCTTCTTCATCGCGCTCTCCCACCGTGTTCAGGTCGCCCACGACTCTGTGCACGCCGGGCCGCCCGGGCACGCGCCCGAGCGGGCGGGCGAGAAGGCCCTCTGCCCGTGGGCCGCCCCGGCCGGCGCGCGTTGTGCCTCCCCGGTCGCCGTGCTACCGACGTGAAAGCCCCGTTCCTCCCTGGAGCTCCCATGCCCGCCTCGCTCTCGCCCCTCCGCCGCGGCCTCGTCACGGGGACCGCGCTGTTCCTGCTGCCCCTGGGATGCGCGAGCACCAGGGCCGAGCAGGCCGAGGACACTCCGCTCGTCACCCGCAAGCAGCCGGGCCTGCGCGCCCAGCCGAAGTGGGGACTGGTCATCCACGGGGGCGCGGGCGTCATCTCGCGGGAGAACCTGTCCGCCGAACGCGAGGGCCAGGTGCGCG
It contains:
- the sufT gene encoding putative Fe-S cluster assembly protein SufT, translating into MRGMMTVLTREVSATIIPSGDRVMLPEGSELRVMQTLGGNITVQDPYGQLFRVDEKDGAALGEEYAPKEKEAGDASAFHEEQVWDQLRTVYDPEIPVNIVELGLVYGCKTEALADGGHRVDIQMTLTAPGCGMGPVLVDDVRTKVGSVPGVKEANVELVWDPPWSQDRMTDVARLQLGWM
- the sufU gene encoding Fe-S cluster assembly sulfur transfer protein SufU; this translates as MSSGELQDLYQEVVLEHSKRPRNYRVVEGANRQAAGHNPLCGDQLSVTLKLEGDVIRDIGFQGQGCAISRASASLMTGAVKDHTRAEAEALFEKVHALVTEGPEAVDVDALGKLAVLSGVSEFPARVKCASLAWHTLRAALEGRDEAVSTE
- a CDS encoding cysteine desulfurase, translating into MSGFDVERVRRDFPILHQEVRGRPLVYLDSAATGQKPQAVIDAIVRFYQHDNANVHRGVHVLSERATEAYEGAREVVKDFLHARDSREIIFTRGTTEAINLVAQTYGRKHVGPGDEVLITQMEHHANIVPWRMLCDEKGATLRVIPVDDRGELVLDAVDALLTERTRILAVTHVSNALGTVNPVKELTRRAHAKGIPVLVDGAQSVTHFPVDVRDLGCDFYAFSGHKLFGPTGIGVLYGRLERLEPLPPYQGGGDMILSVTMEKVTYNRVPHRFEAGTQDLAGAVGLAAAIRYLEGLGLDALAEHDRALMAYATQALESVPGLRLVGTAREKAGVLSFTLEDIHPHDVGTILDREGICIRTGHHCAQPVMQHFKVPATARASLALYNTREDVDALVRGLQKVREVFA
- a CDS encoding type 1 glutamine amidotransferase domain-containing protein → MKKLKGLRVAVLATNGFEQVELTRPVKRLQRQGAEVTIVSLHAGHIRGMNHMLPGRRVKVDATLREVKAADFDAVLLPGGLINPDSMRQSALALDFVHDADSLNLPMAIICHAPWLLVSAGLLEGRTLTSWPGIRDDVRNAGAQWRDEAMVRDDNWVTSRGPQDLPVFEKAMVELFMEKMPEVKARARQAEELPLPARRPLPGEERPSPRWPRLLVGSLATAALGFGMRRLATR